One segment of Oreochromis niloticus isolate F11D_XX linkage group LG8, O_niloticus_UMD_NMBU, whole genome shotgun sequence DNA contains the following:
- the tefa gene encoding TEF transcription factor, PAR bZIP family member a isoform X2, with translation MTTEIPEIFRTLLEHPFTLPNFDDNDTDKEKLCLGDTGDLGGGGSDMGPSAALTPAIWEKTIPYDGESFHLEYMDLEEFLMENGIPTSLDENSLKGTPEGSAMKTENQKATSSAQTKITKPVSPMTLLPIQELDKSHEEVVIITKSDSDITSDVVTEVTTDKDRVTPEPISPEEIEVEVNYEPDPTDLVLSSVPGGELFDPRKHKFSEDDLKPQPMIKKAKKVFVPDEQKDDKYWQRRKKNNLAAKRSRDARRLKENQITVRAAFLERENTALRTEVAELRKECGRYKNVLGRYENKYGPLAVPDDE, from the exons ATGACCACTGAAATCCCAGAGATTTTCAGGACTCTTCTTGAGCATCCGTTCACTCTTCCAAACTTTGATGACAATG ACACCGACAAGGAAAAGCTGTGTCTTGGAGACACCGGTGACCTGGGCGGAGGAGGGAGCGACATGGGTCCTTCAGCCGCTCTGACCCCAGCTATCTGGGAGAAAACCATCCCCTATGATGGTGAGAGCTTCCACCTGGAGTACATGGACCTGGAGGAGTTCCTCATGGAGAATGGCATCCCCACATCACTAGACGAGAACTCCTTAAAGGGCACCCCAGAAGGAAGCGCCATGAAGACGGAGAACCAAAAGGCTACGTCCTCTGCACAGACAAAGATCACCAAGCCAGTGTCTCCAATGACTCTGCTGCCCATTCAGGAGCTGGACAAGAGCCACGAGGAAGTGGTGATCATCACAAAGAGTGATTCTGACATCACCTCTGATGTTGTTACAG AGGTGACCACTGACAAGGACAGGGTGACTCCTGAGCCCATCAGCCCTGAGGAAATTGAGGTTGAGGTCAACTACGAGCCAGATCCTACAGATTTGGTCCTGTCGAGCGTGCCCGGGGGCGAACTGTTTGACCCGCGCAAACACAAGTTCTCTGAAGATGATCTCAAGCCACAGCCTATGATTAAGAAGGCTAAGAAGGTGTTTGTACCCGACGAACAGAAG GATGACAAATACtggcagaggaggaagaagaacaacTTGGCAGCTAAACGTTCCCGCGATGCCCGCAGGCTGAAGGAGAACCAGATCACTGTCCGAGCTGCGTTCCTGGAGCGTGAGAACACGGCGCTGCGGACGGAGGTGGCCGAGCTGCGGAAGGAATGCGGCCGCTACAAGAACGTTTTGGGCCGATATGAAAACAAATACGGACCACT AGCGGTGCCAGATGACGAATAG
- the tefa gene encoding TEF transcription factor, PAR bZIP family member a isoform X1, with product MSGEPLLVTVETAAGAPSSFPLVLKKIMEMPPPNILDGDDDTDKEKLCLGDTGDLGGGGSDMGPSAALTPAIWEKTIPYDGESFHLEYMDLEEFLMENGIPTSLDENSLKGTPEGSAMKTENQKATSSAQTKITKPVSPMTLLPIQELDKSHEEVVIITKSDSDITSDVVTEVTTDKDRVTPEPISPEEIEVEVNYEPDPTDLVLSSVPGGELFDPRKHKFSEDDLKPQPMIKKAKKVFVPDEQKDDKYWQRRKKNNLAAKRSRDARRLKENQITVRAAFLERENTALRTEVAELRKECGRYKNVLGRYENKYGPLAVPDDE from the exons atgtctggAGAGCCACTTCTCGTCACGGTGGAGACTGCCGCTGGGGCCCCGAGTTCATTCCCGCTGGTTTTGAAGAAAATAATGGAAATGCCTCCGCCGAATATACTGGACGGAGACGACG ACACCGACAAGGAAAAGCTGTGTCTTGGAGACACCGGTGACCTGGGCGGAGGAGGGAGCGACATGGGTCCTTCAGCCGCTCTGACCCCAGCTATCTGGGAGAAAACCATCCCCTATGATGGTGAGAGCTTCCACCTGGAGTACATGGACCTGGAGGAGTTCCTCATGGAGAATGGCATCCCCACATCACTAGACGAGAACTCCTTAAAGGGCACCCCAGAAGGAAGCGCCATGAAGACGGAGAACCAAAAGGCTACGTCCTCTGCACAGACAAAGATCACCAAGCCAGTGTCTCCAATGACTCTGCTGCCCATTCAGGAGCTGGACAAGAGCCACGAGGAAGTGGTGATCATCACAAAGAGTGATTCTGACATCACCTCTGATGTTGTTACAG AGGTGACCACTGACAAGGACAGGGTGACTCCTGAGCCCATCAGCCCTGAGGAAATTGAGGTTGAGGTCAACTACGAGCCAGATCCTACAGATTTGGTCCTGTCGAGCGTGCCCGGGGGCGAACTGTTTGACCCGCGCAAACACAAGTTCTCTGAAGATGATCTCAAGCCACAGCCTATGATTAAGAAGGCTAAGAAGGTGTTTGTACCCGACGAACAGAAG GATGACAAATACtggcagaggaggaagaagaacaacTTGGCAGCTAAACGTTCCCGCGATGCCCGCAGGCTGAAGGAGAACCAGATCACTGTCCGAGCTGCGTTCCTGGAGCGTGAGAACACGGCGCTGCGGACGGAGGTGGCCGAGCTGCGGAAGGAATGCGGCCGCTACAAGAACGTTTTGGGCCGATATGAAAACAAATACGGACCACT AGCGGTGCCAGATGACGAATAG
- the phf5a gene encoding PHD finger-like domain-containing protein 5A produces the protein MAKHHPDLIFCRKQAGVAIGRLCEKCDGKCVICDSYVRPCTLVRICDECNYGSYQGRCVICGGPGVSDAYYCKECTIQEKDRDGCPKIVNLGSSKTDLFYERKKYGFKKR, from the exons ATGGCTAAACATCATCCAGATTTGATCTTCTGTCGAAAACAAGCTGGTGTTG CTATCGGGAGACTCTGTGAGAAAT GTGATGGAAAGTGTGTCATCTGTGATTCCTACGTGAGACCGTGCACACTGGTGCGTATTTGCGATGAGTGTAACTACGGCTCCTATCAGGGGCGCTGCGTCATATGTGGAGGGCCTGGTGTGTCTGACGCCTACTACTGCAAAGAATGCACCATCCAGGAGAAAGAT cgAGATGGATGTCCTAAGATTGTAAACCTGGGCAGCTCCAAAACAGATCTGTTCTATGAACGAAAGAAGTACGGCTTCAAGAAGAGGTGA